Proteins found in one Asterias rubens chromosome 12, eAstRub1.3, whole genome shotgun sequence genomic segment:
- the LOC117297417 gene encoding tctex1 domain-containing protein 1-B-like — translation MMAQTSVSKLSASTQRSNDRGGGPLGGTRPAARYECTYKMEPDLQFMSHKACGIIEDVLESQLQDTKYDPERCPHLCRHLADTIKNKVKDLQFSRYKIVAVVTIGSLSNGASSCASQCVWNDKFDTYSEFTYKNGSLYALGTVYGIYQE, via the coding sequence ATGATGGCACAGACGTCGGTCAGCAAGTTGTCAGCTTCTACCCAGCGTAGCAACGATCGTGGAGGCGGGCCTCTGGGAGGAACACGTCCAGCAGCCCGCTACGAATGCACTTATAAAATGGAACCCGATCTACAGTTCATGTCACACAAAGCTTGTGGTATCATTGAAGATGTCTTGGAAAGCCAGCTTCAGGATACGAAGTACGACCCCGAACGATGTCCGCACCTTTGTCGTCATCTTGCAGACACTATCAAAAATAAAGTCAAGGATTTGCAGTTCAGCAGATACAAAATCGTTGCCGTGGTTACTATTGGATCCCTTAGTAACGGTGCATCTTCATGTGCCAGTCAGTGTGTGTGGAATGACAAGTTCGACACTTACTCAGAGTTCACTTACAAGAATGGCTCACTTTATGCTCTGGGAACAGTGTACGGAATATATCAAGAATAA